One Pyrococcus furiosus DSM 3638 genomic window, ACCGTTGTCGTTAAAGTAGGTGATAAAAAGGTTCACACGGCGGCAGAGGGAAATGGGCCGGTAAATGCCCTGGATTTGGCCCTTAGAAAAGCCCTCTCAGAGTTCTATCCAGAGCTCAAAAAGATTAGTTTGGTGGACTACAAGGTTAGGGTTCTTGGAAGTGAAAAGGGAACAGCTGCAAAGGTTAGAGTCCTCATCCAAACCAGCGATGGAAGGAGGACATGGGGCACTGTGGGAGTGTCAACAAACATCATCGAGGCGAGCTTAAACGCAATAATTGACAGTATGGAGTACTGGCTCATGAAGGGGAGGGAGAACAAATGAGAAGTGATGTAATCAAGAAGGGAATTGAAAGAGCTCCCCATCGTTCTCTATTTAAGGCCATGGGCTTCACAGATGAGGAACTAGAAAGACCATTAATTGGAGTTGCCAATTCATTTAACGAGCTGATCCCTGGGCATATCCATCTAAGAAAGATTGCTGAGGCGGTAAAAGCTGGAATAAGGATGGCAGGTGGCACTCCTCTAGAGTTTAACACAATAGGAATATGCGATGGAATAGCAATGAACCACCTGGGAATGAAATATTCACTACCCTCAAGAGAGCTAATAGCGGACAGCGTCGAACTAGTTGCTAGAGTCTACCACTTTGATGGCATAGTGGTCATAGCATCTTGTGACAAAATAATTCCAGGAATGCTAATGGCCATAGCAAGGTTGAACATTCCAGCCATATTCGTCTCCGGTGGTCCAATGCTTCCCGGCAGATTTAAGGGAGAATATGTGGATGTAAAAACTGTCTTCGAGGCAGTGGGTGCTGTAAAGGCTGGAAAAATGAGTTATGAGGAGCTAAAGCTTCTAGAGAACTTTGCATGCCCAGGGTGTGGAAGCTGTGCCGGAATGTTTACAGCCAATACCATGAATGCCCTCACAGAGGCTTTGGGAATTTCTCTGCCCTGGAACGGAACAGCTCCTGCTCCCTATGCCCACAGGATAAGGATAGCTAAGGAAACTGGAATGCAGATAGTTAAGTTAGTGGAGAAAGATGTCAAAGCTAGAGACATCCTTACTAGGGAAGCCTTCGAAGATGCAATAGCTGTGGATATGGCCCTGGGAGGATCAACAAACACGGTCCTCCACCTAATGGCCATTGCAAATGAAGCTAAGGTTGATTTATCTTTGGAAGACTTTGACAGGATTAGCGAGAAGACCCCAACGTTGGCAAAGCTGAGTCCCGCAGGAAAGCACTTTGTAGTTGATCTTTACGAGGCAGGAGGAATACTCGGAGTTATGAAGAGGTTGAGTGAACTGGGGCTTATTCACGAAGACAGGTTAACAGTATCGTTAAAAACAGTGGGAGAATTGTTGAAGAGCGCTTTTGTCTCAAGAGATGATGTAATAAGGCCGGTGACAAATCCCTATCATCCAAGGGGAGGAATAATGATTCTTAGAGGAACTTTAGCTCCCAACGGTGCTGTGATAAAGGTTTCCGCCGTGGAAGGAGTTGAAGTGTTTGAAGGGCCAGCAAAGGTCTTTGATAGCGAAGAGGAAGCAACAGCAGCAATTCTATCCGGAAAGATTGAGAGGGGAGATGTTGTTGTTATAAGATACGAAGGGCCCAAAGGAGGTCCAGGAATGAGAGAAATGCTGACTCCAACTTCTGCAATAGCGGGAATGGGGCTTGACAAGGATGTTGCATTGGTGACGGATGGGAGATTTTCCGGAGCAACAAGGGGACTTTCAGTTGGTCATGTCTCTCCTGAAGCTGCTGAAGGAGGGCCAATAGCACTAGTAAAGGATGGAGACATTATCAGAATTGATTTGAAAAATAAGAGGATTGATTTACTTGTCGATGAGGAGGAGCTAAGAAAAAGAAGAGAAGAGTGGAAGCCAAAGGTCAAAGAGCTTACAGGATATCTTAAGAGATACTCAACTCTTGTCACCTCTGCCAACACTGGTGCTATCTTGAGACATTAACTTCTCTCTTCTTTCTGTTTTATATCGAAAGAGTTAAGACTCTGTTGGATAGAATGAAAATGGTGGGATAATGCACTATGAAGAAGTCGAAATCCTCTTTCAGCGCTCGAGAGATTATATCTCCCTCGCAGACACTGCTTTCCAAGTAAGGAAAGTATGAGGTGGCAATTTTTCTTGCAGAACAAGGGCTTCAGATATACCTAAAGGCCATACTCATTAAATATGCCGATCTAAGGTTGAAGACTCACTCACTAAGGGAGCTCCTTATGAGTGTTGGAAAAGTATTTGAGATGGAAGAGAGAGTTGCAGAATTCATTAAGTCCAATAGAATAATGCTTCGGGAGCTTGAAGATGCATATATTGACGCCAGATACGAGCCAAAGCTATATTCTCGGAAGGATGCTGAAGACATTATCTACTTTGTTAAGCAGGTAATGACCTTTGTGGAGGAGCTTGAAGATGAATTCGAGAGAAAAGTTGATCAAAGAACTTATTGAAAGAGGGAGAAAGCAGTATCTCATGATAAAAAACTATCATCTCTACCTACCATCAATAAAGAAAGCTTGTGAGAAAATTTTTGGTAACTGTGAAGTCTATGTATTTGGAAGTGTATTGACGGGGAAGTTCACGGCAGGAAGTGACGTTGATCTGCTGATAAAAGTTCCTAACCCTCCAAAAAGCTTACGGGCGAAGGCTGAAGTTGAGGCTAAGATAGAGGAACTCGCAGGTTTGCCGGACTATCATCCGTTTGAGTTTCACATAGTTGATGAGGAAGGCTTCAAATGGTATGTGGAAAAGCTAAAAATAAAGTTAAAAAGAGTAAGCTAGCTACTTCTTTGCAATCCACAAGAGAAAGACTCCAGCTAATATAAATGCCATTAAACTTCCCGAATAAGGTAGTGTCGGATGTATACTGGCCAGAGCTCCGGCCGTTATTGGGGTTATAAGTCCAAGAACTCTCTGATAACTCGAAAGGGCTGCATGGAATTCAGTTGTTCTCTCCCTTGGAATGAGCTTGAAAAGCCAAGAGCGATAGAAGGGAAACCATAACGCGTTCCCAAAGTCTCCAATAGCGTAAACAGCCAAGGCAAGCCAGAATGGCGGAGCCAAAGCCATCACGAAGGCGTAGAGGGCGTTTAGGAACATCCCCAAAGCTATCGCGTGGAAACCCTTATTCTTTGGAACGCGCTCGCTGGCGTAGGTGCCAGCTATTCTCATTATGCTACACGCAACCACTATCAGCGTTATCTCGAAAATTGTCTTTTTCAGATACTGTTAGGATAAGCTGTGGGGTGTCAGGTTTAAGTTACTGGCAGTACTTTAGAAAAAGAAGGGGGAACATGAAGTCTGAAACCATTATTTACTGGGTGGTTTCAGCCTTAAAACCCTTTCGTCGCAACAAAATCCCACCAGAAAAGAAAATCAGGGGAGTAGAATTATACCTGCGAGGCCTCAGTTACCGGCAAACCGCCAGAATACTCAAAATCAGTCACGTAACAGTCTGGGAGGCAGTCCAAAAACTCGCAGAAGCAGTTTACAAGCCAAAAATCCTCGCAGTCAAAAAACAGCGAAACTTCATCGCAGTTGACGAAACAGTAATAAAAATCAACGGGAAGAAAAGATACCTCTGGGCTGCAATTGACGTTGAGAGCAAGGAAGTTTTAGCAGTCTGGATTACGACTGTTAGAAACTGGTGGGTTGCCAGGGATTTCATTCTGGTTGTTTTAAAGTCGTGTGAAGGGCAGCCTGTCTTTCTGGTTGACAGGGCGAGCTGGTATAAGTCTGCTTTTAAGAGTTTGAGGTTGGGTTATCTGCATGTGACTTTCGGGCCGAGGAACAGTGTTGAGCGCTGGTTTAGGACGTTGAAGGAGAGGACGAAGCGTTTCTGGAATAATTTCAGGGGTAAAGACTGGAGGAGGGTTCATAGGTTTGTTTTTCTGTTTGCCTTCTGGTATAATTTTGTCAGAATTCATTCTAGTTTTGGTGATCCGCCTGGTGATGTTACTGAATGGCTTCAGGAGGTGATGCCCCAGTTATCCTAACAGTATCCTTTTTCAACACAAAAACAACATAATTTATGAGAATAAATTCTGGTGCAAGTCCCCAAGCTAGGGTTAAGAGAGTTTCAAACGCGATGAGGTGCTTGAACTCACCGATCTTGAATTTGAAGCCTTCGGAGCTTATCCTCTCTTCCTTGCCTACTGGAGGTAGGAAAAGCCAGAGATACGTGACAGTTACAACTGAGAAAAGGCCAAAGAAGAGAAAGGTTAAGCGGTAGTGCTCCGGCTTGTTGTACACATACCCAAGGAGATAGCCCATTATGGGAAAGCTCACAAGGGTTGCTATTTCTGGAAGGCGAAGATGCCAGGCAAAAATCTCCTCATACTTATCCTCGGGATAAATTATCTGTTCATAGGCTTGATAGAGAGGATACAAGAGAGAGGATAACTTCTCTATAATTCTACCTATAAAGAGCATCAGAGGAGCTATCGCACCTTTTGCAAGGCCATACATAACGTAAGCTATGCCATCAAGTATATCAATTGTTATTAGCCCTTTCTTAATATCCCAGTTGTTGAATAGCCTACCAAATAGATACGTGAGGGGTATTGATGCTATGTTAATTGCCGTGAAGAATGCTCCAACTTCTAGTACTGAATAACCAGTTTTCATGAGGTAAAGAGGGAAGAGTATCCATACTATGAGCCCAGGAGCTATAAAGGTGTGGTATAGCATGTAAGCCTTGGCTTCCCTGGGGATCTCACTCCAGCGCATAAAGACCACTATCGAGGCTTGACTTGCATGAAAAACTTTAAATGATTTTTGGTGAGAGTAATAGGTATATTCTAATCTTAATTCTCAAAAGTCTATGTTTGATAATTAAGAAAAGGCCAAAGAGCTAGCAAAAATTCTTAATGGGCTGGAACGTTCAGGAAGACTCAAAATTTCTAGTTGCTAACCAAAGAGAACAGACTAATGTACTTTACTGAGATAGTAAAGCACTAGACAGGGTTCTCTATTATTTAGATTATGTAGCAATGGTTTTATCTACAGTAACAATCTGAAAAGGTGGCCCAAACTATTAGGAATAAAGATACTGTAAATAAGATACTATAATTCCTCATGGTCGCAGGCATTTCTTATTTCGGGGGAGGTGAAATAATAAATTAGACTCCCAGATTTCAAGGAGAAGATAGAGAAGATTGAAAAATTTTAGAGGAATACTTTACCTTTTCTTCGGAATAGCTCCCTTGGCTTTCTTGAGAATTTCATTCAGGTGCCATAGGAAACCCAATAAAACATGTAAAAAGTTATTATACTTCATTTAGTTATAATAAAAATAAACAGATATATTCGTGTTTCTTTTAAGCGAAAATGTTATATATAATAAAATTGTTAAATATTATACAAAGTATATGGGGGGGACAAATGCAAAGACGTACCTTATTGGCTACGGGCATAGTTTTTCTCTTAGTTGGAACATATGGATTATATGCAGTTGGTTATCCACAATATCCAGAAGTAAAAGACTGTGTAAACCCATTTGAGGTTGTAAAACATCTTAACAGTGTTCAAGAGAATTGGTCTAGAGTCCACATATTTTTTAAGCTAGTAACAAGTAGAGACTTCTGGAAGTTAGCAAAACCATGGAACGTAGATTACTCTAATGTTAAAGTCGTAAAACACGTCCTTGAATATAATGGGGAAAATATAACAATGATCGCTATAGGAATTCCCCTAAAAGACAAGAAACATGTAGTAGCACTTTATGAGTTTTCAAAGCCCGTTCAGGGGGTGAAAGTGAGAGGGTACTTAATCGAACTTTCTCAAGGGAAACTAGTCCCTAGATTAATAAGTGTAAATGGGGGTAAACTTACGGCATTAAGTAACTGTAGACACGAATGTAAAAGCAACTCAGACTGTTCATATCCCAGGGAGTTTTGTACTAAATATTGTTGTTCCTATGACAGGGATTATGCGATTGACTGTTGCCTTGCCGCTGGGCGGTGTGGAGCGGTATGTGGAGTAGGAGCAACTGTATGCTTGGTAAACCCAATAGGGTGTATAGCATGTACTGTTTGTGTAATTGCAAATTGTTATGACTGTATCGAAAAAAGTTGTCTTGAGTGGGGAAGTGGGTGTGAATATCATGGAGCTTGAAGGTGAATGTCCATGAAAAGAAAAGGGCTTGCACTTGGGATGGTCTTTGTCGTTTTTCTCATGATTTTTACATCTTATGCAGGAATAACAACTGGGGAATTCTGGAATGATCCACTAAGAAACACTGTAAAAGGTCTTTTTATGGGTTTTGGCTTAGTGATAATCCCCTTTGCTATAAGTGCAATTTTAATAGGTAGGATTCCTCTCTATGTTGTGTTATTTACAGTTGCTGGCATAGAATTACTATTGGCTTTTATAACACGTACACTTGGATATTCTCAATACTCTAGAGTATTTATTGAAGCTACAGCTGTTCTCCTCCCTGCCGGATTAATAATGGGTTGGGTTACTACTAAATCCAGATTTTAAAAGTTTTATTTTCCTTATTTTCTTTTTTAAGTTTCTCTCTAATCCCACTCATGATCATACCTAGAAGAACAGAGAAAAATAAAATAACTCCTCCAGCACTTTGTCACAGGCCTGACAGAAATGAAACTTCGATTCCCACATGCCCATCCTCTGACACCTTAATCTATTAAAAGACCAAAGTATAAACATATTGAAGGGGGATCAAGGTGAAGGAGGCAAGGAAGCTTATTCTCCCCTTGGCCATTCTCCTCATAACTATCCCAATGGCAGTAGCTGAAGGATGGGCAAAGACTTACAAAATAGAGAACTCTGATATCATGTACCCTGAAAGTCCATTGATAATGGAGAAGACAATTTACTTACCTGGGATTTATCAAGTTTGACTTTTCCTCACAATTCTTCTACATAATGTCACTAGATTCCCTAACCGGAGAAGGAGAAATTAAGTGGGTAAAGGAAGTAAGGTTCACTTTCAATGGAACTGAATTGGGCCCTCAATTTGAATTAGACAATCCTAGGGTGTTTCTTAGGAAAAGTCCAGATGGGAACATTATTGGATTCTTCAGAGTGAAACGTCCAGATGCTCCGATATTCTCTGGAACAGTGGTCTTTAAGATGACTCCAGAGGGAAACATTCTGTGGGCAAGATATTATAGGATGTGGCAATATAATGATAGACTGGACAAAAACTATACAAAAGAACTTATCCCAATTGACGCTAGTTCTTTGAGATTATAACCGTACGTTGGGACTTATTACTGAAAACGGAATATACCTTCTTGCCGAGACCATAGGTTGGTTTTCATCGATGATGGAAGCGTTTGTAGTTATGAAATTATCTCCAGAAGGAAAGCTTGAATGGGCGAAAGTCTATGGGGCCTATGAGCCCCCAATGAGACCAGTAGGAATAGAGATTATAGAAGACAGAAAAGTTCTTGTACTTGTGGCCTGGAAAGAACCAACCCTCTATTGGATAGATGAAAACGGGAATATAACAAGGGGGCTACTCGTGAAAGTCCCAACGTACGGTTATAATCTCAAAGATCTTGCCATCGATGGAAATGAGATTTATCTGGCTGGAGCAATAAAACCAGATCTATATGAGCCCTTTTTGATAAAGCTCTCTGGGGAGGGAAGCTTACTTTGGTCTAAGAAGTTTCCCAATTCAGGTGAGACATTCATACAACTGATACCAGCCAGAGATTCCATATACGTTCTCGGATACGCGGGATCTTCATTTCAGGAAGGTAAAGACTATAAAAGGCACGCTTGGATTCTTAACTTTGACAAAAATGGAAAGCTTAGATGGCATGTTCTCCTAGGAGATACAATGGGATACAACAAGCTTGGAGGGATAGCGGTTGGCGATTATTTGTATCTCTTTTACTTTAGAAATGTGTTTATGAAGAAGGACATTGTTTCACTAGCCCTTGGAAAAGATGGATCAACCCCTCCTTGTGACGCAGACAGACCAAAGCTTGAAATTGAAAATCTTGAAATCTCTTTAAAATTTATAAAACCTCCACAGATGGATACTCCTCTAATAGAAGAGTTTGATGTGAAATCATCAACAAGGGATCTTCACCTAATCGTTAGTGAAGCTTGTTCTGGTGACCTTCAGGCAAGTCCAAGCTTAGGGCAAACTAAGAAGACTACAACAACCAACCCTTCCAGCCCTACTTACTCAAAAACCACCACAAGCCCTACCCAGACTTCTCCAAAAATCACAATAATAACCTCCCCCCACATCACCTCCACCGCTCAAATTCCAGAAGAAAAGACACCAAAACCTACAGAAAGTGAAAAAAAGGGTATTTGTGGCCCAGCAGGATTAGTATTCTTTGTTATAATTCCACTTATTCACAAAAGGTATTAAACCCTTTTTATCTTTTAATTTCTTTCTAAAAACAAGAACATTCGGTTCTTTAGCATCGTCCCATATGTAGACTCCTATCCTCCTAAAAACTGAAAGAACTGGTTTTATTGAGCTGGACAACATAAGGTTAAATTCTTCTTTATCCTTTTCTCTTGCTACCCAAGCCATTGCTGGTAAAAGTGCCTTCAGGACAGCGGGACCAGGTTCGAGAGGTGTAAATATTGTTTCCTTTTTTGGCCCTATAAACTTAAGGCCGTTGTACTCATAGACTTCAGCATTTTTTCTTATCCATTCTAATGCTTCCTCACTCCTTTTTATGAATCTCCATCCAACTGGAATAATCCCTAAAGTTAAGTCCTCAAGCTTTGGCTCTATTCTAATTGGTTCCTCAGGTTTAAAATCGCCAACCCTTACGCTGGCAACGAAGAACCGCGCTTTAACCCAGAATCCATTCTTTTCTGCCATGGCTATTATCTTTTTGTTAAGGAAGTAGGGGGAGAACTCAAGGGCATCTATTATACCTTCACTTGCCATCATTCTTCCCTTCTCTACAATAAAGTTGTGTAACATTTTACCAAATCCCCTACCGTGGTAGTTGGGATGTACCCTAAGTCCTTCCATCCAACTAACTCTATTGGGAAGAAGAGTCAACTTAACAGTGCCAATGACCTTCCCATTAAGCTCGAGAACATAGAAGTTCCCATCCTTAATCCATTCGTCGAATACGCGCGCAAGGTAGTCCTCACCGTCCCAGGTGAGATGGGCTATTTCCTCGATAAATGGTTTATCCTGAGGTTTAGCCTCGCGGATTATTGGTTTCATCATTAGCCCACCTGATAGTATGTTGGTGCTTTGAAATTCATGCTTTTGTCTCTGAATCTGTCTTCCTTGCCACTTCCTTTAATAGTCAGATGATTGGAATTAAAGTCTTAAGGGCTTACCGTAATTTTCTTGTTTGTATCTCCCCTGATGTATACTATCACTTTCTCTGCATTAACTTTTGACACAACTCGAAGGTCGGAAATATAAGCAAGAGGAGTCTGAATTACTCCAGAAGATTCACTATACTGAGACACTCTCTTAGAAGTAAACTTTAGAAAGAGTACTCCATCTTCATAAGCACATCCAGTGAGGTTAAAGATCCATTTTCCCTCAAGTCTAAGGAGGAGTATTTCAGTAGCATTTTTCCCAGTGGATGAAGGATCCTGTGGAAGGGGATACTCTACAAATTTTGAGCATTCCTGCGTCCAAGGTATCTGCTCATACCTTCTATCTTCGATTACATTTAGTATATACACTCCTAGAATAGGGATGTAGATTATGGAAAGCAGTAAAATAATAGCAAGGGTGATGGCAAGAAGATCTTCTTTTTTCTTCAATTTTTATTCCCTCCGCTAGTTATAAGTTACTGTAAGACTAATCCCCAGATCTTTTTCAATTCCGTCTATTGGACTATAAATTGAGCCTGAAGAAGGTTTTCCCCAGTTTATTCCATAAAGCTCTGCAGCTGAATTTCTATATGAACAATAAACTGATCCCTTTATATTTTTGTAATACCCTACATATCCGAGAGTTCCAGTGCCTCTCAATTCTCTATTTTGTTTAATCCCACCAATAAGAGGTCTAATAAAATCACTATTTGTGGTTAGCTTTATGTATCCTTCCTCTTCCACTCTTACTGCCTCTTTGGGGATTCCCAGTTTCTCTAATTCCTTTTCAAGTATTTTTAGAGTTTCTAGAGTTACGTTTGCTAACCCAATTGTCAACGTATTGTGAGCTTCATCGGCATCTATCGTTACAATTCCAAGTTGCTTAATGACACTTACATTAAGCCTTTCTATCATATGCTTCCATCTCACTAGATCTGCGAAATTGTATTTTCCTTTTAGGAATATTATATTTATTTTTCTTTTGTATTTTTCTAGTTTTTGTTTGATTTTTTGCTTATCTTCTTCGTTTTTTATGTAAATGAATATTAGTCCTCTTTTTTCATCAATGAACATTCCTCCGTAAGATGAGAGGTTTCTAGAGGATTCTCCATTAAGCTCGTCAATCCCCACTAGTTGGCTTAACTCTCTTGCAGCCTGATGTAATATTATTGATTCTGGTTTCTTGAGTAATCCGTAGGGTTTTTCTTTAAATGCGAATCCTTCAAAATTCTTAATTTTCTCGGGTTCTTGACAATACCACCAGAT contains:
- a CDS encoding HEPN domain-containing protein, with the translated sequence MAIFLAEQGLQIYLKAILIKYADLRLKTHSLRELLMSVGKVFEMEERVAEFIKSNRIMLRELEDAYIDARYEPKLYSRKDAEDIIYFVKQVMTFVEELEDEFERKVDQRTY
- a CDS encoding IS6-like element ISPfu1 family transposase; protein product: MKSETIIYWVVSALKPFRRNKIPPEKKIRGVELYLRGLSYRQTARILKISHVTVWEAVQKLAEAVYKPKILAVKKQRNFIAVDETVIKINGKKRYLWAAIDVESKEVLAVWITTVRNWWVARDFILVVLKSCEGQPVFLVDRASWYKSAFKSLRLGYLHVTFGPRNSVERWFRTLKERTKRFWNNFRGKDWRRVHRFVFLFAFWYNFVRIHSSFGDPPGDVTEWLQEVMPQLS
- the ilvD gene encoding dihydroxy-acid dehydratase: MRSDVIKKGIERAPHRSLFKAMGFTDEELERPLIGVANSFNELIPGHIHLRKIAEAVKAGIRMAGGTPLEFNTIGICDGIAMNHLGMKYSLPSRELIADSVELVARVYHFDGIVVIASCDKIIPGMLMAIARLNIPAIFVSGGPMLPGRFKGEYVDVKTVFEAVGAVKAGKMSYEELKLLENFACPGCGSCAGMFTANTMNALTEALGISLPWNGTAPAPYAHRIRIAKETGMQIVKLVEKDVKARDILTREAFEDAIAVDMALGGSTNTVLHLMAIANEAKVDLSLEDFDRISEKTPTLAKLSPAGKHFVVDLYEAGGILGVMKRLSELGLIHEDRLTVSLKTVGELLKSAFVSRDDVIRPVTNPYHPRGGIMILRGTLAPNGAVIKVSAVEGVEVFEGPAKVFDSEEEATAAILSGKIERGDVVVIRYEGPKGGPGMREMLTPTSAIAGMGLDKDVALVTDGRFSGATRGLSVGHVSPEAAEGGPIALVKDGDIIRIDLKNKRIDLLVDEEELRKRREEWKPKVKELTGYLKRYSTLVTSANTGAILRH
- a CDS encoding nucleotidyltransferase domain-containing protein; this translates as MNSREKLIKELIERGRKQYLMIKNYHLYLPSIKKACEKIFGNCEVYVFGSVLTGKFTAGSDVDLLIKVPNPPKSLRAKAEVEAKIEELAGLPDYHPFEFHIVDEEGFKWYVEKLKIKLKRVS
- a CDS encoding CGP-CTERM sorting domain-containing protein produces the protein MMEAFVVMKLSPEGKLEWAKVYGAYEPPMRPVGIEIIEDRKVLVLVAWKEPTLYWIDENGNITRGLLVKVPTYGYNLKDLAIDGNEIYLAGAIKPDLYEPFLIKLSGEGSLLWSKKFPNSGETFIQLIPARDSIYVLGYAGSSFQEGKDYKRHAWILNFDKNGKLRWHVLLGDTMGYNKLGGIAVGDYLYLFYFRNVFMKKDIVSLALGKDGSTPPCDADRPKLEIENLEISLKFIKPPQMDTPLIEEFDVKSSTRDLHLIVSEACSGDLQASPSLGQTKKTTTTNPSSPTYSKTTTSPTQTSPKITIITSPHITSTAQIPEEKTPKPTESEKKGICGPAGLVFFVIIPLIHKRY
- a CDS encoding GNAT family N-acetyltransferase; the protein is MKPIIREAKPQDKPFIEEIAHLTWDGEDYLARVFDEWIKDGNFYVLELNGKVIGTVKLTLLPNRVSWMEGLRVHPNYHGRGFGKMLHNFIVEKGRMMASEGIIDALEFSPYFLNKKIIAMAEKNGFWVKARFFVASVRVGDFKPEEPIRIEPKLEDLTLGIIPVGWRFIKRSEEALEWIRKNAEVYEYNGLKFIGPKKETIFTPLEPGPAVLKALLPAMAWVAREKDKEEFNLMLSSSIKPVLSVFRRIGVYIWDDAKEPNVLVFRKKLKDKKGLIPFVNKWNYNKEY